A genomic stretch from Streptomyces sp. QL37 includes:
- a CDS encoding IS30 family transposase — protein MDFKIRDRSAIQGRRPLSEERRLYLQLMQQGVSNREACRIVGINEKTGRRWRNGRAPSGGHVGASPITAVAPLPGLSRYLRESDRIHIADRLREKATVRAIAAELGRSPSTVSREIRRNRHPVNGQYRPHAAQARADARRPRPKPGKIGQNPQLRDFIQNHLDIRWSPEQICQALRAQFPQQPEMHVVHETVYQALYVQGRGELRRELARALRSGRARRKPRRQAQQRQPRFATPMVMISERPAEAEDRAVPGHWEGDLIIGKDGKSAIGTLVERATRYVMLLHLPGDHGAESVRDALVTTVQTLPAHLRRSLTWDQGSEMGAHGAFTIATAVPVYFCDPASPWQRGSNENTNGLLRQYFPKGTDLAVHPREHLDAVAAELNGRPRKTLGWETPAERLHKLLAA, from the coding sequence ATGGACTTCAAGATCCGGGACCGGTCCGCTATCCAGGGGCGCCGTCCCTTGTCCGAGGAACGGCGCCTCTACCTTCAGCTCATGCAGCAGGGTGTGAGCAACAGAGAGGCATGCCGGATCGTCGGCATCAACGAGAAGACCGGGCGGCGCTGGCGTAACGGCCGCGCTCCGTCCGGCGGGCACGTCGGGGCGTCACCGATCACCGCGGTGGCGCCTTTGCCCGGTCTCTCGCGGTATCTGCGCGAGAGCGACCGCATACACATCGCCGACCGGCTGCGGGAGAAGGCAACGGTCCGCGCGATAGCCGCCGAGCTCGGCCGCAGCCCGTCCACGGTCAGCCGGGAGATCCGCCGCAACCGTCACCCGGTCAACGGCCAGTACCGGCCGCACGCGGCCCAGGCCCGCGCCGATGCCCGCCGGCCCCGCCCGAAGCCCGGGAAGATCGGCCAGAACCCACAGCTGCGGGACTTCATCCAAAACCACCTGGACATTCGGTGGAGCCCTGAGCAGATCTGCCAGGCTCTGCGGGCACAGTTCCCCCAGCAGCCGGAGATGCACGTGGTCCACGAGACGGTCTACCAGGCCCTCTACGTCCAGGGGCGGGGCGAACTGCGCCGCGAGCTGGCCCGCGCCCTGCGATCGGGCCGTGCCCGGCGCAAACCCCGCCGCCAGGCCCAGCAGCGCCAGCCGCGGTTCGCCACTCCGATGGTCATGATCAGCGAACGACCGGCGGAGGCGGAGGACCGGGCCGTCCCCGGCCATTGGGAGGGCGACCTCATCATCGGCAAGGACGGCAAGTCCGCCATCGGCACCCTGGTCGAGCGCGCCACCCGCTACGTCATGCTCCTGCACCTGCCCGGCGACCACGGCGCCGAAAGCGTCCGGGACGCCCTGGTCACCACGGTCCAGACCCTGCCCGCCCACCTCCGAAGGTCCCTGACCTGGGACCAGGGAAGCGAGATGGGCGCTCACGGCGCCTTCACCATCGCCACCGCCGTCCCGGTCTACTTCTGCGACCCCGCCAGCCCCTGGCAACGAGGCTCGAACGAAAACACCAACGGCCTGCTCCGCCAGTACTTCCCCAAAGGCACCGACCTCGCCGTCCACCCCCGCGAACACCTCGACGCCGTCGCTGCTGAGCTGAACGGCCGCCCACGCAAAACGCTCGGCTGGGAAACCCCAGCCGAGCGCCTGCATAAACTACTCGCGGCCTGA
- a CDS encoding EamA family transporter: MKLDSPTAAPLPASAADPTGPPAKREGRGAAVALMLGSGLSNQTGASVAALAFPVLGPAGVVAVRQWVAALVLGAVGRPRLRHFTAAQWRPVLGLALVFAGMNLSLYLAIERIGLGLAVTLEFLGPLTVALCGSRRRADLAAALAAAGAIAVLTRPTPSTDYLGIGLALLAATCWACYILLNRAVGARLPGLEGSAAAAAVSGALYLPVGAWALWHHPPTPTALGCALAAGVLSSAVPFLTDVVALRRVPAHFFGVFMSVNPVFAALVGLVVLGQRLDALAWLAIAVIVGANTAVVSTAHRSTARRSAT; this comes from the coding sequence ATGAAGCTCGACTCCCCCACCGCGGCGCCCCTCCCCGCCTCGGCAGCCGACCCCACGGGCCCTCCAGCGAAGCGCGAGGGGCGCGGAGCCGCGGTGGCGCTGATGCTGGGCAGCGGTCTGTCCAACCAGACGGGGGCGTCGGTCGCGGCGCTGGCGTTCCCGGTGCTGGGGCCTGCCGGGGTGGTGGCCGTACGCCAGTGGGTGGCCGCCCTCGTGCTCGGGGCCGTCGGCAGACCGCGGCTGCGGCACTTCACCGCGGCCCAGTGGCGTCCCGTGCTGGGCCTCGCGCTGGTCTTCGCGGGGATGAACCTGTCCCTGTACCTGGCGATCGAGCGTATCGGGCTCGGGCTGGCCGTCACGCTGGAGTTCCTCGGCCCGCTGACCGTGGCCCTGTGCGGCTCCCGCCGCCGTGCCGACCTGGCCGCCGCGCTGGCGGCCGCGGGCGCGATCGCGGTCCTCACGCGCCCCACACCCTCCACCGACTACCTGGGGATCGGTCTGGCCCTGCTGGCCGCGACGTGCTGGGCCTGCTACATCCTGCTCAACCGCGCCGTCGGAGCCCGCCTGCCCGGTCTGGAGGGCTCGGCGGCCGCGGCGGCCGTCTCCGGCGCCCTCTACCTGCCGGTCGGAGCGTGGGCCCTGTGGCACCACCCGCCCACACCCACCGCGCTGGGCTGCGCCCTGGCAGCCGGGGTGCTCTCCTCCGCGGTGCCCTTCCTGACCGATGTGGTCGCGCTGCGCCGCGTCCCGGCACACTTCTTCGGCGTATTCATGAGCGTGAACCCGGTCTTCGCGGCCCTGGTCGGTCTCGTCGTCCTCGGACAGCGCCTCGACGCCCTCGCCTGGCTCGCCATCGCCGTGATCGTCGGCGCGAACACCGCCGTGGTCTCCACCGCGCACCGTTCCACCGCCCGCCGGAGCGCGACCTGA
- a CDS encoding methyltransferase domain-containing protein: MRAGERIPTYRDLVQELAERGVLGPRWRQVFDAVPRERFIPEDIWRQLPDRCEPVVGTDARLALVNSDEPVVIQLDDGAEDGPGIATSSNSQPSMVARMLELLHVEDGHRVLEIGTASGHVAALLSERLGEDQVHSIEIDPVLAQRAAAALAEAGYHPHLRCGDGEVPWPDLGPVDRLISTCALRHVPHALVGQVRPGGIIVAPLVRDFWSGALVALNVQAEGTAIGTFCGGASYMPMRAHRAAVPHPVDGATGRSRSAGPDPAQFLRLGFALYAGARLPGVRLTHADTPAGVQVWASREDGAAAVAATEEEVWQYGPGFLWEEIEQTWLEYAALGHPEADRFGLTVTDRGQQVWLRDPHAVIEPARPRQEA, translated from the coding sequence GTGCGCGCAGGAGAACGGATCCCCACCTACCGGGACTTGGTCCAGGAGCTCGCCGAACGCGGGGTGCTCGGACCTCGCTGGCGGCAGGTGTTCGACGCCGTGCCCCGGGAGCGGTTCATCCCCGAGGACATCTGGCGCCAGCTGCCCGACCGGTGCGAGCCGGTCGTCGGGACGGACGCCCGGCTCGCACTGGTCAACTCCGACGAGCCCGTCGTCATCCAGCTCGACGACGGAGCCGAAGACGGGCCCGGCATCGCGACATCGTCGAACTCCCAGCCGTCCATGGTCGCCCGGATGCTGGAACTGCTCCATGTCGAGGACGGACACCGGGTGCTGGAGATCGGCACCGCGTCCGGCCACGTGGCCGCGCTGCTCTCCGAGCGCCTCGGTGAGGATCAGGTCCACAGCATCGAGATCGACCCCGTCCTTGCCCAGCGGGCCGCCGCCGCGCTCGCGGAGGCCGGGTACCACCCGCACCTGCGCTGCGGTGACGGCGAGGTGCCCTGGCCGGATCTGGGCCCTGTCGACCGGCTGATCTCCACCTGCGCACTCCGGCACGTCCCGCACGCCCTGGTCGGACAGGTGCGGCCCGGCGGGATCATCGTGGCCCCGCTCGTACGGGACTTCTGGTCCGGAGCCCTGGTCGCGCTGAACGTCCAGGCCGAGGGGACCGCAATCGGCACGTTCTGCGGCGGGGCGTCCTACATGCCGATGCGTGCTCACCGTGCGGCCGTTCCTCACCCAGTCGACGGGGCGACGGGCCGGAGCCGCAGTGCGGGACCGGACCCGGCGCAGTTCCTGCGCCTCGGGTTCGCGCTCTACGCCGGGGCCCGACTGCCCGGCGTACGCCTTACGCACGCGGACACCCCGGCCGGTGTCCAGGTCTGGGCGAGCCGCGAGGACGGCGCCGCCGCCGTCGCCGCCACCGAGGAGGAGGTCTGGCAGTACGGGCCCGGGTTCCTGTGGGAGGAGATCGAACAGACGTGGCTCGAGTACGCGGCACTCGGGCACCCGGAAGCCGACCGGTTCGGGCTGACGGTGACCGACCGGGGCCAGCAGGTCTGGCTCCGCGACCCGCACGCCGTCATCGAGCCCGCCAGACCCCGGCAGGAAGCGTGA
- a CDS encoding flavoprotein, translating into MTEGSRGVLGVVGTATDGVETLRTGLVGPAIELGWQVAVTLTPNAGRWLRANGEWDRLEALTGLPVRDTPRLPAEPRPHPVADCYVVAPASANYVAKLATGIADNQALTQVGEALGTAGVPVVVFPRINAAHARHPAWEGHIGTLRRAGVELVYGPDVWPLYEPRQGPEVRELPWAAILERPAVGPR; encoded by the coding sequence GTGACAGAAGGCAGCCGCGGGGTGCTGGGAGTCGTGGGTACGGCCACCGACGGGGTGGAGACGCTGCGCACCGGACTGGTCGGGCCGGCCATCGAGCTGGGCTGGCAGGTGGCCGTGACGCTCACACCGAACGCCGGAAGATGGCTCAGGGCGAACGGTGAGTGGGACCGGCTGGAGGCGCTGACCGGCCTGCCGGTGCGGGACACCCCCCGCCTGCCCGCGGAGCCCCGCCCGCACCCGGTCGCCGACTGCTACGTCGTCGCACCCGCGAGCGCGAACTACGTCGCCAAGCTCGCGACGGGGATCGCCGACAACCAGGCCCTGACGCAGGTGGGCGAGGCACTCGGCACGGCGGGCGTCCCTGTGGTGGTGTTCCCCCGGATCAATGCCGCGCACGCGCGGCACCCGGCGTGGGAGGGGCACATCGGAACACTGCGCAGGGCGGGCGTCGAGCTGGTGTACGGGCCGGACGTCTGGCCCCTGTACGAACCGCGACAGGGCCCGGAGGTACGGGAGCTCCCGTGGGCGGCGATCCTGGAACGCCCGGCCGTGGGCCCGCGTTGA
- a CDS encoding dihydrofolate reductase family protein, whose amino-acid sequence MAATYTFDVFSSLDGFGAAGGDWTGYWGKQGPELLDRRLGLYREEQRMVFGANTYRAFAQMLASSDEVSDVRDPWVTRMRSLPATVVSTTLEGPLDWPDATLASGDAVDVVARLKKESDVPLRSHGSLSMNRALMAAGLVDRVQVTLFPVITGQSGLDPVFRGAADFDLELIEHRTLDGRTQELVYRPTPHG is encoded by the coding sequence ATGGCCGCCACCTACACATTCGATGTGTTTTCCAGCCTCGACGGCTTCGGTGCCGCCGGCGGCGACTGGACCGGCTACTGGGGCAAGCAGGGCCCCGAGCTCCTCGACCGCCGCCTCGGCCTGTACCGCGAGGAGCAGCGGATGGTCTTCGGGGCCAATACGTATCGCGCGTTCGCGCAGATGCTGGCGTCGAGCGACGAGGTGTCCGATGTGCGTGACCCGTGGGTCACACGGATGAGGAGCCTCCCGGCAACGGTGGTGTCCACCACGCTGGAGGGGCCCCTCGACTGGCCGGACGCGACCCTCGCGAGCGGCGACGCCGTCGACGTCGTCGCCCGGCTCAAGAAGGAGTCCGACGTGCCGTTGCGGTCCCACGGCAGCCTGTCGATGAACCGGGCGCTGATGGCCGCCGGCCTGGTCGACCGCGTCCAGGTGACGCTCTTCCCCGTGATCACCGGGCAGAGCGGGCTGGACCCGGTCTTCCGGGGCGCGGCCGACTTCGACCTCGAGCTGATCGAGCACCGGACGCTCGACGGCCGCACCCAGGAGCTCGTCTACCGGCCCACTCCGCACGGCTGA
- a CDS encoding LysR family transcriptional regulator: MDEARNKAAGLELKHLRCLVAIVDTGSFTDAAHELGISQAAVSRTLAGLESLLGVRLLHRTSRSVAPTAAGVQALARARMLLAGADELVREATTGHTRLHIGHAWSAFGQHTTEFQRRWHEQHPETELRLIRHNTPTGGLAEGLCDLAVIRAPIGLKPWSHACIGHEARHVALASDDPWARRRSIRLDEIPGRTLAIDRRTGTTALDLWPEEDRPAVEYTHDIDDWLAAIATGRCVGLTPQATAAQYRRDGIIYRPLRDAEPVPVHLIWRAHTTHPATHTAIALAAGLYREGRSV, encoded by the coding sequence ATGGATGAGGCGCGTAACAAGGCGGCCGGGCTGGAGCTGAAGCACCTTCGGTGCCTGGTCGCCATCGTGGACACCGGGAGTTTCACCGACGCCGCCCATGAACTCGGCATCTCCCAGGCCGCCGTCTCCCGCACTCTCGCCGGTCTCGAAAGCCTCCTCGGGGTACGGCTGCTGCACCGCACCAGCCGCAGTGTCGCCCCCACCGCCGCGGGAGTGCAGGCGCTGGCCCGCGCCCGCATGCTGCTCGCCGGCGCCGACGAACTCGTACGCGAAGCCACCACCGGGCACACCCGCCTGCACATCGGCCACGCCTGGTCCGCCTTCGGCCAGCACACCACCGAGTTCCAGCGCCGCTGGCACGAACAGCACCCCGAGACGGAGCTGCGCCTCATCCGCCACAACACCCCCACCGGGGGCCTCGCCGAGGGGCTCTGCGACCTCGCGGTGATCCGCGCCCCGATCGGCCTGAAGCCGTGGTCCCACGCGTGCATCGGCCACGAGGCCCGCCACGTCGCCCTGGCGTCCGACGATCCGTGGGCGCGCCGCCGCAGCATCCGCCTGGACGAGATCCCCGGTCGCACCCTGGCCATCGACCGCCGGACCGGCACCACCGCCCTGGACCTGTGGCCGGAGGAGGACCGGCCCGCGGTCGAGTACACCCACGACATCGACGACTGGCTCGCCGCCATCGCCACCGGCCGCTGCGTCGGGCTGACCCCCCAGGCCACCGCCGCCCAGTACCGCCGTGACGGCATCATCTACCGCCCGCTGCGCGACGCCGAGCCGGTTCCCGTCCACCTCATCTGGCGCGCCCACACCACCCACCCCGCCACCCACACCGCGATCGCCCTTGCCGCCGGGCTCTACCGCGAGGGCCGCTCAGTCTGA
- a CDS encoding DUF6194 family protein yields the protein MTIDEITEFVGGLGGVLAVRPAPGDGTPEISWGDTFFYYAPDGVAPRTAQPFATVVTKNYPGDELSRLDRPDTFRVNVAAGKETFSDWTGRAPRETAPDDDPGVTDTVIAHPVHGSLGWLAVVNPGGRTDEAVRRLLREAHHLARARHERRNGSAPSS from the coding sequence ATGACCATCGACGAGATCACCGAATTCGTGGGAGGCCTCGGCGGCGTCCTGGCCGTCAGGCCGGCACCCGGCGACGGAACGCCCGAGATCAGCTGGGGGGACACGTTCTTCTACTACGCGCCCGACGGCGTCGCGCCGAGAACGGCACAACCGTTCGCGACGGTCGTGACGAAGAACTACCCGGGCGACGAGCTGTCGCGCCTGGACCGTCCGGACACCTTCCGCGTCAACGTCGCCGCCGGTAAGGAGACGTTCAGCGACTGGACCGGCCGCGCGCCGCGCGAGACGGCCCCGGACGACGACCCGGGCGTCACCGACACCGTGATCGCACACCCGGTCCACGGTTCCCTCGGCTGGCTCGCGGTGGTGAATCCGGGCGGGCGGACCGACGAGGCGGTGCGCCGTCTGCTGCGCGAAGCGCATCACCTCGCACGTGCGCGTCATGAGCGACGGAACGGCTCGGCGCCGAGCTCGTAG
- a CDS encoding DUF1707 domain-containing protein: MTAMPEDRLPLISDDERETAVRRLQEAYAEGHISHEDLDERLHQVLTVTSRRELVSALSALPAEKADTASTIAVAGGRIRRRGVWRVPRRLKVESAFGRVHLDLSRAVIEHAVVDIELQLGTGRARITLPRDAIVDIEGLDTGWKDSRYRTTRRSRPGGPEIRISGTMGFGRLKVRHAWR, encoded by the coding sequence GTGACCGCTATGCCGGAAGACCGGCTGCCACTGATCAGCGATGACGAACGTGAGACGGCCGTGCGGCGCCTGCAGGAGGCGTATGCCGAAGGCCACATCTCGCACGAGGATTTGGACGAACGCCTCCACCAGGTGCTCACCGTCACGTCGCGCAGGGAGCTCGTGTCGGCCCTGTCCGCCCTCCCGGCGGAGAAGGCGGACACCGCGTCCACGATCGCCGTCGCCGGCGGACGGATCCGGCGGCGTGGCGTATGGCGGGTGCCCCGGCGTCTGAAGGTCGAGTCCGCGTTCGGGAGGGTGCACCTGGACCTGTCCCGGGCGGTCATCGAGCACGCCGTGGTCGACATCGAGCTGCAGCTCGGCACCGGACGGGCCAGGATCACGTTGCCCCGCGACGCGATCGTCGACATCGAGGGTCTGGACACCGGGTGGAAGGACTCGCGTTACAGGACCACGCGGCGCTCGCGCCCCGGTGGGCCGGAAATCCGGATCTCCGGAACCATGGGGTTCGGGCGGTTGAAGGTCCGCCACGCGTGGCGTTGA
- a CDS encoding MOSC domain-containing protein, with the protein MAGRVTAVSSNGTYSFSKPNRASVTLLAGLGVEGDVHAGETIRHQFRMTYEPDLPNLRQVHLMHEELFDELALKGYAVTAGLLGENITTRDVDLLGLPTGTLLHLGEEAVVEVTGLRNPCAKINDFRPGLLGEMFAIDQVSGDFTFRSGVMAVVRHGGQVRPYDAVEVELPPTPHRPLERV; encoded by the coding sequence ATGGCAGGCCGGGTCACAGCGGTGAGCAGCAACGGGACGTACTCGTTCAGCAAGCCCAACCGCGCCTCCGTCACGCTGCTCGCCGGCCTCGGCGTCGAGGGGGACGTCCACGCGGGCGAGACGATCCGCCACCAGTTCCGCATGACGTACGAGCCGGACCTGCCCAACCTGCGCCAGGTGCACCTGATGCACGAGGAGCTCTTCGACGAACTCGCCCTCAAGGGGTACGCCGTCACGGCGGGCCTGCTCGGCGAGAACATCACCACCCGCGACGTCGACCTGCTCGGCCTTCCGACGGGCACCCTGCTGCACCTCGGCGAGGAGGCGGTGGTGGAGGTGACGGGCCTGCGCAACCCGTGCGCGAAGATCAACGACTTCCGGCCGGGCCTGCTCGGAGAGATGTTCGCCATCGATCAGGTGTCGGGGGACTTCACGTTCAGGTCCGGCGTCATGGCCGTGGTCCGTCACGGCGGCCAGGTCCGCCCGTACGACGCGGTGGAGGTCGAGCTCCCGCCGACCCCGCACCGCCCGTTGGAGCGCGTCTGA
- a CDS encoding helix-turn-helix transcriptional regulator has translation MTLPSSSAQSAREVVARRLRDLRKGAGLTVVELASGCGWHHAKTSRIENARTAPTATDIRLWCRTIGAEDQVEDLIAQSLHAESMYSEWRSRTRSGLKQLQDSAVAFFQQTELFRVYSSSLVPGLLQTEGYAAAVLGMSARFRDLPVDDSAAAARARVERSQIIHERGHRFVLLMEEAVLRYRIGDAEAMAAQLGHLLSAGALPAVSLGIIPTTATRGQWPRETFHVYDDELVSVELVSAQVRITQPSEIDLYVRAFEQMRGTAVYGAEARALVVKAIEALS, from the coding sequence ATGACGCTCCCCTCCTCTTCCGCGCAATCCGCTCGCGAAGTCGTCGCCAGGCGTCTGCGTGACCTGCGGAAGGGGGCGGGGCTCACCGTCGTCGAGCTGGCCTCAGGGTGTGGATGGCACCACGCGAAGACCTCCCGGATCGAGAACGCGCGAACGGCGCCTACCGCCACGGACATTCGGCTCTGGTGCCGCACCATCGGGGCGGAGGACCAGGTAGAGGACCTGATCGCCCAGTCGCTGCATGCGGAGTCCATGTACAGCGAGTGGCGCAGCAGGACGCGTAGCGGACTGAAGCAACTCCAGGACAGCGCGGTGGCGTTCTTCCAGCAGACCGAGTTGTTCCGCGTGTACTCCTCCTCCCTCGTGCCTGGTCTGCTCCAGACCGAGGGCTACGCCGCGGCCGTCCTGGGGATGAGCGCCCGGTTCCGCGACCTCCCCGTCGATGACAGTGCCGCTGCCGCCCGTGCCAGGGTGGAGCGCTCGCAGATCATTCACGAGCGTGGCCATCGATTCGTCCTTCTCATGGAAGAAGCCGTCCTTCGTTACCGAATCGGCGACGCCGAGGCCATGGCCGCGCAGCTCGGGCATCTCCTGTCGGCCGGAGCCCTGCCCGCCGTGTCGCTCGGCATCATCCCGACAACGGCGACACGTGGACAGTGGCCGCGTGAGACGTTCCACGTGTACGACGACGAGCTCGTGTCCGTCGAGCTGGTGTCGGCGCAGGTGCGGATCACCCAGCCCAGCGAGATCGATCTGTATGTGCGGGCGTTCGAGCAGATGCGGGGGACGGCCGTGTACGGGGCCGAGGCTCGGGCCCTGGTCGTGAAGGCCATCGAAGCGCTCAGCTGA
- a CDS encoding LPXTG cell wall anchor domain-containing protein, giving the protein MKIRQILATAVAAAVTTPALLLSVTPAFADDKPAAQTQEKSSVAELEKAAAAAQTAYDDALAAEKAAVAALRSLEETSLLAKAAKEAKEAATEAATAKTAADQAVVDAEEALRTATDEEKAAKAAALAEAQAAAVVADEAKTAADAKVLEADKAYTEERIAAARAIGELQKATEAALADKNAADAALAKAKEEEAEGGEDGGDGGEDETCVPEAKLTTVVTGLPSTVVAGTKVNFKLRVTNGTDKTMDEVFPFVYAHATDRSGLNDIDHLVHLQWSSASSSKWKNVDNENYIEKISPLKAGAHADIKLRLTVDASAPAGNGVTFVAGDYWNDNGTCGGSPDLEGYEFMIAAAGSKPGKVDDAKPSTTKPNTSDLKPQSAGSASPAGGSLAATGSSDANSQLALASGAALAIGAGAMFVVRRRKAGSHA; this is encoded by the coding sequence GTGAAGATTCGCCAGATACTTGCCACAGCTGTCGCCGCCGCAGTGACCACGCCTGCGCTGCTGCTGTCGGTCACCCCCGCGTTCGCCGACGACAAGCCGGCGGCGCAGACGCAGGAGAAGTCGTCCGTCGCGGAGCTGGAGAAGGCCGCCGCCGCGGCGCAGACGGCGTACGACGACGCCTTGGCGGCCGAGAAGGCCGCCGTGGCGGCTCTGAGGTCTCTTGAGGAGACTTCGCTCCTCGCCAAGGCCGCCAAGGAGGCCAAGGAGGCGGCAACAGAGGCCGCCACCGCGAAAACCGCCGCCGACCAGGCGGTCGTTGACGCTGAAGAAGCCTTGAGGACGGCCACTGACGAGGAGAAGGCCGCCAAGGCGGCTGCTCTCGCCGAGGCGCAGGCCGCCGCCGTGGTCGCCGACGAGGCGAAGACCGCCGCAGACGCCAAGGTCCTGGAGGCCGACAAGGCGTACACCGAGGAGCGGATCGCCGCAGCCCGGGCCATCGGCGAGCTGCAGAAGGCCACCGAGGCCGCGCTCGCCGACAAGAACGCCGCCGACGCGGCGCTCGCCAAGGCGAAGGAAGAGGAGGCCGAGGGCGGCGAGGACGGTGGGGACGGCGGGGAGGACGAGACCTGCGTCCCCGAGGCCAAGCTCACCACGGTCGTCACGGGTCTGCCGTCCACGGTCGTCGCCGGCACGAAGGTCAACTTCAAGCTCCGGGTGACCAACGGCACCGACAAGACGATGGACGAGGTGTTCCCGTTCGTCTACGCCCACGCCACCGACCGGAGCGGGCTCAACGACATCGACCACCTGGTGCACCTGCAGTGGTCGTCCGCCTCGTCCTCGAAGTGGAAGAACGTCGACAACGAGAACTACATCGAGAAGATCAGCCCGCTGAAGGCCGGCGCCCACGCCGACATCAAGCTGCGCCTCACGGTCGACGCCTCGGCCCCCGCGGGCAACGGCGTCACCTTCGTCGCCGGTGACTACTGGAACGACAACGGCACCTGCGGCGGGAGCCCGGACCTCGAGGGCTACGAGTTCATGATCGCCGCCGCGGGCAGCAAGCCCGGCAAGGTCGACGACGCGAAGCCCAGCACGACCAAGCCGAACACCTCGGACCTCAAGCCGCAGAGCGCCGGGTCGGCCAGTCCCGCGGGCGGCAGCCTCGCCGCGACCGGCTCGTCCGACGCCAACTCGCAGCTCGCGCTCGCGAGCGGCGCGGCCCTGGCGATCGGAGCGGGCGCGATGTTCGTCGTACGCCGCCGCAAGGCGGGTTCGCACGCCTGA
- a CDS encoding MerR family transcriptional regulator gives MSTLKSSELRTVDVARRAGYSVQQIRNLERDGVLPAATRTASGYRVHGETHVLSALAYRALAAATGPVEAKRIVRAVHARTVGEALALLDAAHARLTRERTDLELAKEAVASIAAELIEDVRPSDSMGVSELAAALGVRPSTLRHWDAEGLAVPDRVPPRGTRRYSPAQTRDARIVHQLRSAGYRIDPLRALMPSLRSGPGREEAGAALAARGASIAARSRALLDASVPLHSILATRQEPC, from the coding sequence GTGTCAACCCTCAAGTCGTCGGAACTGCGCACGGTCGATGTCGCACGGCGGGCGGGGTACTCCGTCCAGCAGATCCGCAACCTCGAACGCGACGGTGTCCTGCCGGCGGCGACGCGTACGGCCTCGGGCTACCGGGTCCACGGGGAGACCCACGTCCTGTCCGCGCTGGCCTACCGGGCCCTCGCCGCCGCCACGGGCCCGGTCGAGGCCAAGCGGATCGTGCGTGCCGTGCACGCACGCACCGTCGGTGAGGCACTCGCGCTGCTCGACGCGGCGCACGCCCGTCTCACCCGGGAACGTACGGACCTGGAACTCGCGAAGGAGGCCGTCGCGTCGATCGCCGCCGAACTCATCGAGGACGTACGCCCGTCGGACTCGATGGGCGTCTCCGAACTCGCCGCCGCGCTCGGAGTGCGCCCGTCCACGTTGCGGCACTGGGACGCCGAGGGGCTCGCCGTCCCGGACCGGGTACCCCCACGGGGGACGCGGCGGTACTCCCCCGCCCAGACCCGGGACGCCCGGATCGTGCACCAACTGCGCAGCGCCGGTTACCGGATCGACCCGCTCCGGGCCTTGATGCCGAGCCTGCGGAGCGGGCCCGGAAGGGAGGAGGCCGGAGCCGCGCTGGCCGCCCGGGGCGCGAGTATCGCGGCCCGCTCCCGTGCCCTTCTCGACGCCTCCGTGCCGCTCCACTCGATACTGGCAACACGCCAAGAACCCTGCTAG